In one window of Caballeronia sp. TF1N1 DNA:
- a CDS encoding cytochrome c: MNRLYRSLMLIQAAAAFGGLITASANAAEPAQPAKPDVARGQAIATQVCAACHAADGNSAGAAFPKLAGQHAEYIVKQLKDYKTQPGAKAPTRNNPIMAGIAGALSDQDMINVAAYFASQKAKPNFARDKNDVVLGQKIYRGGIADKGVPACAACHGATGMGIPVQYPRLSWQWGDYTVAQLNAFAQGTRNNSEPMHAISSRLSETEMKAVADYIAGLH, encoded by the coding sequence ATGAACCGACTGTACAGGTCTCTGATGTTGATTCAGGCAGCGGCGGCTTTCGGTGGATTGATAACAGCATCAGCAAACGCGGCGGAGCCCGCGCAACCGGCAAAGCCGGATGTGGCCCGAGGTCAGGCCATTGCAACCCAGGTGTGCGCGGCGTGTCATGCGGCGGATGGCAACAGCGCTGGCGCGGCGTTTCCCAAGCTCGCGGGCCAGCACGCTGAATACATCGTCAAGCAGTTGAAGGATTACAAGACGCAGCCGGGAGCCAAGGCGCCGACGCGTAACAATCCGATCATGGCGGGCATTGCGGGCGCGTTGTCGGATCAGGACATGATCAACGTCGCCGCATACTTTGCGTCGCAGAAGGCCAAGCCCAACTTTGCGCGCGACAAGAACGACGTTGTGCTCGGGCAGAAGATTTATCGCGGCGGCATCGCGGACAAGGGTGTGCCGGCGTGCGCGGCGTGCCACGGCGCTACAGGCATGGGTATCCCGGTGCAATATCCGCGGCTGTCGTGGCAGTGGGGCGATTACACGGTGGCGCAGTTGAATGCATTCGCGCAAGGCACGCGTAACAATAGCGAGCCCATGCATGCCATCTCCTCCCGTTTGAGCGAAACGGAGATGAAAGCGGTGGCGGATTACATCGCCGGTTTGCATTGA
- the yihA gene encoding ribosome biogenesis GTP-binding protein YihA/YsxC: MPFLLHQARFFTTVNHLRDLPPTPQPEIAFGGRSNAGKSTAINVLCNQKRLAFASKTPGRTQHINYFSVGPEDEPTGFLVDLPGYGYAEVPGAAKAHWQQLLSTYLQSRAQLRGMILMMDSRRPLTELDQIMIDWFAPTGKPIHALLTKCDKLTRQEMTNALRATKKAFGEYKDAGYRGELSVQLFSALKRTGLEEAHELIEGWLAPKQAASEDVAE, encoded by the coding sequence ATGCCATTTCTGCTCCATCAAGCTCGCTTCTTCACCACTGTCAATCACCTTCGTGATCTGCCGCCGACGCCGCAACCTGAAATCGCTTTCGGCGGCCGTTCCAACGCAGGCAAGTCCACTGCGATCAATGTGCTCTGCAATCAAAAGCGGCTCGCGTTCGCCAGCAAGACGCCCGGACGCACGCAGCACATCAACTACTTCTCCGTCGGGCCTGAAGACGAACCGACCGGCTTTCTGGTCGACCTTCCGGGTTACGGCTATGCCGAAGTGCCAGGCGCCGCAAAGGCGCACTGGCAGCAATTGCTTTCGACGTATCTGCAAAGCCGCGCTCAATTACGCGGCATGATCCTGATGATGGACTCGCGTCGTCCGCTCACCGAGCTCGACCAGATCATGATCGACTGGTTCGCGCCCACCGGTAAGCCCATTCACGCGCTGCTCACCAAATGCGACAAATTGACGCGACAGGAGATGACCAACGCCCTGCGCGCGACGAAAAAAGCATTCGGCGAGTACAAGGATGCGGGCTATCGCGGTGAATTGAGCGTGCAGCTTTTTTCAGCGCTCAAGCGCACGGGACTGGAAGAAGCGCATGAGCTTATTGAAGGCTGGCTCGCGCCTAAGCAAGCGGCTTCGGAAGACGTCGCGGAGTGA
- the hemB gene encoding porphobilinogen synthase — translation MSFYPHHRPRRMRRDDFSRRLMRENILTTNDLIYPVFIVEGTNVRHAVPSMPGVERTSVDLLMSVAEQCVELGVPVISLFPAIEPSLKTPDGREAINPEGLIPRAVRELKKNFPTLGVLTDVALDPYTSHGQDGVLDEEGYVKNDETSEILVDQARTQAEAGVDIVAPSDMMDGRIGAIREMLESDGHIHTRIMAYAAKFASAFYGPFRDAVGSAANLGKGNKMTYQMDPANSDEAMREVRMDIEEGADMVMVKPGMPYLDIVRRVKDEFRFPTYAYQVSGEYAMIKAAAQNGWLDHDKTMMEALLAFKRAGADGVLTYFALDAAKILRASK, via the coding sequence ATGAGTTTCTATCCCCATCATCGCCCGCGCCGCATGCGCCGCGATGATTTCTCACGCCGTCTGATGCGCGAGAACATCCTCACCACGAACGATCTAATTTATCCCGTGTTCATCGTCGAAGGCACCAACGTGCGGCATGCCGTGCCGTCGATGCCCGGCGTCGAGCGCACGTCCGTCGACTTGTTGATGAGCGTGGCCGAGCAGTGCGTCGAACTGGGCGTGCCCGTGATCTCGCTCTTTCCGGCAATCGAGCCGTCGCTGAAAACACCGGATGGACGCGAGGCGATCAATCCCGAAGGTCTGATTCCGCGTGCCGTGCGCGAACTGAAGAAGAACTTCCCGACGCTCGGCGTGCTCACCGATGTCGCGCTCGACCCGTACACGAGTCACGGCCAGGACGGCGTGCTCGACGAAGAAGGCTACGTGAAGAACGACGAGACGAGCGAGATTCTCGTCGATCAGGCGCGCACCCAGGCAGAAGCAGGCGTGGATATCGTGGCGCCGTCGGACATGATGGACGGGCGCATCGGCGCCATTCGCGAGATGCTGGAAAGCGACGGCCACATCCACACGCGCATCATGGCTTACGCGGCGAAATTCGCGTCGGCGTTCTACGGCCCGTTCCGCGATGCCGTCGGCTCCGCCGCGAATCTCGGCAAGGGCAACAAGATGACGTATCAAATGGACCCGGCGAACTCTGATGAAGCGATGCGCGAAGTGCGCATGGACATCGAGGAAGGCGCGGACATGGTGATGGTCAAGCCCGGCATGCCGTATCTCGACATCGTGCGGCGCGTGAAGGACGAGTTCCGCTTTCCGACGTACGCCTATCAGGTGAGCGGCGAGTACGCGATGATCAAGGCCGCCGCGCAAAACGGCTGGCTCGATCACGACAAGACGATGATGGAAGCGCTGCTCGCGTTCAAACGCGCGGGCGCGGATGGCGTCTTGACCTATTTCGCGCTGGATGCCGCGAAGATTTTGCGGGCGTCGAAGTAA
- the dsbD gene encoding protein-disulfide reductase DsbD yields the protein MFDLPRLVLRWLMMAATLAFLPLAINAAHAADDFLDPAVAFKFSASEQPGEVDVRYKIADGYYMYRERFAFAVKSGEAIIGAAQLPAGKVHFDQTFNKDVETYRGELLIRIPVTQAKGPFELSVTSQGCADQGICYPPMERVYRVKGDALQAAGAGSATSPATNTASSQSWFERATSADYAQSMLEGGGFFAVVGLYFLAGMVLSLLPCSYPMIPILSAIIVGEGARVTRTRGFALSVSYVVGMALVYTALGIAAALVGQSLGAWLQNPWVLGAFGILLAVFAIALISGVDIALPERWQSGVNEASQKRGGGKFAAVAVMGALSALVVGACMTAPLFAVLAFVAHTGNAVLGGAALFAMGIGLGVPLLIIGLGAGSVLPRAGAWMDGVKVFFGVALLAAALWIVWPVIGGIAQMLLAALWLLVAAASLGLFASGAIAPVNVWKRLGRGLGAAFAIWAAALLVGLAAGSTDALRPLAVLAARGGSNAGATARASGPIFAPVKSSTELDSAVKSAARPAMLDFYADWCVSCKEMENLTFSDARVQARLAQLNLLRADVTANNTDDQTLLKRFKLFGPPGIIFFDAQGNEVARVVGYESADTFLKSLDKVNPANG from the coding sequence ATGTTTGATCTTCCTCGTCTCGTTTTGCGTTGGCTGATGATGGCCGCGACGCTCGCCTTTCTGCCTTTGGCGATAAACGCCGCGCACGCCGCGGACGACTTCCTCGATCCCGCCGTCGCCTTCAAGTTCAGTGCGTCCGAACAGCCGGGTGAAGTGGACGTGCGTTATAAGATCGCCGACGGCTACTACATGTATCGCGAGCGCTTTGCCTTCGCGGTCAAAAGCGGCGAGGCAATTATCGGCGCGGCGCAACTGCCCGCCGGCAAGGTTCATTTCGACCAGACATTCAACAAGGACGTCGAAACCTATCGCGGCGAACTACTCATCCGCATCCCGGTGACTCAGGCAAAGGGGCCGTTCGAGCTATCGGTTACGTCGCAAGGTTGCGCGGATCAGGGCATCTGCTATCCGCCGATGGAGCGCGTTTATCGCGTCAAGGGCGACGCGTTGCAAGCTGCGGGTGCCGGTTCTGCGACGTCTCCAGCGACAAACACTGCGTCGTCCCAATCCTGGTTCGAACGCGCGACGAGCGCCGACTACGCGCAGTCGATGCTCGAAGGCGGCGGCTTCTTCGCTGTGGTCGGCTTGTACTTTCTGGCGGGCATGGTGTTGAGCTTGTTGCCTTGCTCGTATCCGATGATCCCGATTCTTTCCGCGATCATCGTCGGCGAAGGTGCGCGCGTCACGCGCACGCGTGGCTTTGCGCTGTCGGTGTCCTACGTCGTCGGCATGGCGCTTGTCTATACCGCGCTTGGGATTGCCGCGGCGCTCGTCGGTCAGAGCCTCGGCGCGTGGCTGCAAAACCCGTGGGTGCTGGGCGCGTTCGGCATCCTGCTCGCGGTTTTCGCGATCGCGCTGATCTCGGGAGTCGATATCGCGTTGCCGGAGCGCTGGCAAAGCGGCGTCAACGAGGCGTCTCAGAAACGCGGCGGCGGTAAGTTCGCGGCGGTCGCCGTGATGGGCGCCTTGTCGGCGCTCGTCGTCGGCGCGTGCATGACCGCGCCGCTTTTCGCCGTGCTCGCGTTTGTCGCGCACACGGGCAACGCCGTGCTCGGCGGGGCCGCGCTGTTCGCCATGGGTATCGGGCTTGGTGTGCCGTTGCTGATCATCGGTCTCGGCGCGGGGTCGGTGCTGCCGCGAGCGGGCGCCTGGATGGACGGCGTAAAGGTGTTTTTCGGCGTCGCGTTGCTTGCGGCCGCTTTGTGGATCGTGTGGCCAGTCATCGGTGGCATCGCGCAAATGTTGCTCGCCGCGCTTTGGCTGCTGGTCGCGGCGGCATCGCTCGGCCTATTTGCTTCGGGCGCGATCGCGCCGGTCAACGTCTGGAAGCGGCTGGGGCGCGGCCTGGGCGCCGCGTTTGCCATCTGGGCGGCGGCGTTGCTGGTCGGTCTTGCGGCGGGATCGACGGATGCGTTGCGCCCGCTAGCCGTACTAGCCGCGCGCGGCGGCAGCAATGCAGGCGCGACGGCACGAGCATCGGGGCCGATCTTCGCGCCGGTCAAGTCATCGACGGAACTGGATTCGGCGGTGAAATCGGCGGCACGTCCCGCCATGCTCGACTTTTACGCCGACTGGTGCGTGTCCTGCAAGGAAATGGAGAACCTGACTTTCTCCGACGCCCGCGTTCAGGCGCGTCTCGCGCAACTCAATCTGTTGCGTGCGGACGTGACCGCGAACAACACCGATGATCAGACCTTGCTCAAGCGCTTCAAGCTGTTCGGCCCGCCCGGCATCATCTTTTTCGATGCGCAAGGCAACGAGGTCGCGCGCGTGGTTGGCTATGAATCCGCGGATACGTTTTTGAAAAGCCTCGATAAAGTCAATCCGGCGAACGGATGA
- the cutA gene encoding divalent-cation tolerance protein CutA — MNVPVVLMLTTVPDAHAADTLAQAVLEARLAACVTRLGEVQSQYHWKGALETSREVQLLFKTSLACSAELQRFVAAAHPYETPETLVWQADASPGYGQWVNAETQRPLHV; from the coding sequence GTGAATGTCCCTGTCGTCCTTATGCTGACCACCGTTCCCGATGCACACGCTGCCGACACGTTGGCGCAAGCGGTGCTCGAGGCGCGCCTGGCTGCGTGCGTGACGAGACTCGGCGAAGTGCAATCGCAATATCACTGGAAGGGCGCACTGGAGACATCGCGGGAAGTGCAGTTGCTCTTCAAGACGAGCCTTGCGTGCAGCGCCGAATTGCAGCGCTTCGTCGCGGCGGCGCATCCTTATGAAACGCCCGAAACTCTTGTCTGGCAGGCCGATGCATCGCCGGGATATGGACAATGGGTCAATGCAGAAACGCAGCGTCCTCTTCATGTTTGA
- the rplQ gene encoding 50S ribosomal protein L17, with protein sequence MRHKHGLRKLNRTSSHRLAMLRNMSNSLIEHEVIKTTLPKAKELRKVVEPLITLGKKPSLANRRLAFNRLRDRDSVAKLFDVLGPRYASRPGGYLSILKFGFRVGDNAPMALVQLMDRPEVEETEEVQEAE encoded by the coding sequence ATGCGCCATAAGCATGGTTTGCGGAAACTGAACCGCACGAGCAGCCACCGTCTGGCAATGCTCCGTAATATGTCGAACTCGCTGATCGAGCACGAAGTCATCAAGACGACGCTGCCGAAAGCCAAGGAACTGCGCAAGGTCGTCGAGCCCCTCATCACGCTCGGCAAGAAGCCGTCGCTGGCAAATCGTCGTCTGGCTTTCAATCGCCTGCGCGATCGTGACTCCGTCGCAAAGCTGTTCGACGTCCTCGGCCCGCGTTACGCAAGCCGTCCGGGTGGCTACCTCAGCATCCTGAAGTTTGGTTTCCGAGTTGGCGACAACGCACCGATGGCGCTGGTTCAACTGATGGACCGCCCGGAAGTCGAAGAAACCGAAGAAGTTCAGGAAGCTGAATAA
- the rpoA gene encoding DNA-directed RNA polymerase subunit alpha, with the protein MQTSLLKPKIIAVESLGESHAKVVMEPFERGYGHTLGNALRRVLLSSMVGYAPTEVTIAGVVHEYSTLDGVQEDVVNLLLNLKGVVFKLHNRDEVTVTLRKEGEGLVTAGDIELAHDCEVINPGHVIAHLSKGGKLDVQIKIEKGRGYVPGNVRRYGEESAKIIGRIVLDASFSPVRRVSYAVESARVEQRTDLDKLVMNIETNGVISPEEAIRQSARILVDQLSVFAALEGTEAAAEAPSRAPQIDPILLRPVDDLELTVRSANCLKAENIYYIGDLIQRTENELLKTPNLGRKSLNEIKEVLASRGLTLGMKLENWPPAGLDK; encoded by the coding sequence ATGCAAACCAGTTTGTTGAAGCCCAAGATCATTGCAGTTGAATCGCTTGGCGAGAGCCATGCGAAAGTGGTTATGGAGCCGTTCGAACGCGGCTATGGCCACACCTTGGGCAACGCGCTTCGGCGCGTGCTGTTGTCGTCGATGGTGGGCTACGCGCCGACCGAAGTGACGATCGCAGGCGTAGTGCACGAATACTCGACGCTCGACGGTGTGCAAGAGGATGTGGTCAACCTGCTGTTGAACCTGAAGGGCGTCGTCTTCAAGCTGCATAACCGCGACGAAGTCACGGTGACGCTGCGCAAGGAAGGCGAAGGCCTCGTCACGGCTGGCGATATCGAACTCGCGCATGATTGCGAGGTCATCAATCCCGGTCACGTGATTGCCCACCTCTCGAAGGGCGGCAAGCTCGACGTCCAGATCAAGATTGAAAAGGGCCGTGGCTACGTGCCGGGCAACGTGCGTCGTTATGGCGAGGAATCGGCCAAGATCATCGGTCGTATCGTGCTTGACGCGTCGTTCTCGCCGGTTCGCCGCGTGAGCTATGCCGTGGAAAGCGCGCGTGTCGAACAGCGTACCGACCTCGACAAGCTCGTGATGAACATCGAAACCAACGGCGTGATCTCGCCGGAGGAAGCGATCCGTCAATCGGCGCGTATTCTGGTCGATCAGTTGTCGGTCTTCGCAGCGCTGGAAGGCACGGAAGCGGCAGCGGAAGCGCCGTCGCGTGCGCCGCAGATCGATCCGATCCTGCTGCGCCCGGTGGATGACCTGGAACTCACGGTTCGCTCGGCGAACTGTCTGAAGGCCGAGAACATCTACTACATCGGCGATCTTATCCAGCGTACGGAAAACGAACTGCTGAAGACGCCGAATCTGGGCCGCAAGTCGCTGAACGAAATCAAGGAAGTCTTGGCTTCGCGCGGTCTGACGCTCGGCATGAAGCTCGAAAACTGGCCGCCGGCTGGTCTCGACAAGTAA
- the rpsD gene encoding 30S ribosomal protein S4: MARYTGPKAKLSRREGTDLFLKSARRSLADKCKLDSKPGQHGRISGARTSDYGTQLREKQKVKRIYGVLERQFRRYFAEADRRKGPTGENLLQLLESRLDNVVYRMGFGSTRAEARQLVSHKSIVVNGQVANIPSLQVKSGDVISVREQSRKQARIVEALSLAEQGGMPSWVSVDAKKFEGTFKSMPERSDIAGDINESLIVELYSR; encoded by the coding sequence GTGGCACGCTATACCGGTCCCAAAGCCAAGCTGTCCCGCCGTGAAGGCACCGATCTGTTCCTGAAGAGCGCACGCCGCTCGCTCGCCGACAAGTGCAAGCTCGACAGCAAGCCTGGTCAACATGGCCGCATTTCGGGCGCACGTACGTCCGACTACGGCACTCAGTTGCGCGAAAAGCAAAAAGTGAAGCGTATCTATGGCGTGCTCGAGCGTCAGTTCCGCCGCTACTTCGCTGAAGCCGACCGCCGCAAGGGTCCGACGGGCGAGAACCTGCTGCAATTGCTCGAATCGCGCCTGGACAACGTCGTTTATCGCATGGGCTTCGGCTCGACGCGCGCTGAAGCACGTCAGCTCGTGAGCCACAAGTCGATCGTCGTGAACGGCCAAGTCGCGAATATCCCGTCGCTGCAAGTGAAATCGGGCGACGTCATCTCCGTGCGTGAGCAGTCGCGCAAGCAGGCTCGTATCGTCGAAGCGCTGTCGCTCGCCGAGCAAGGCGGTATGCCGAGCTGGGTGTCGGTCGACGCCAAGAAGTTCGAAGGAACGTTCAAGTCGATGCCGGAACGCAGCGATATCGCTGGCGACATCAACGAAAGCCTGATCGTCGAATTGTATTCGCGTTAA
- the rpsK gene encoding 30S ribosomal protein S11 codes for MAKASNNSAAQRVRKKVKKNVAEGVVHVHASFNNTIITITDRQGNALAWATSGGQGFKGSRKSTPFAAQVAAESAGRVAMEYGVKNLEVRIKGPGPGRESAVRALHGLGIKITAISDVTPVPHNGCRPPKRRRI; via the coding sequence ATGGCTAAGGCTTCGAACAACTCCGCGGCGCAACGCGTTCGCAAGAAGGTCAAGAAGAACGTCGCCGAGGGCGTGGTTCACGTTCACGCGTCGTTCAACAACACCATTATCACGATCACCGATCGTCAAGGTAACGCGCTGGCATGGGCGACCTCGGGCGGCCAGGGTTTCAAGGGCTCGCGTAAGTCGACGCCTTTCGCAGCTCAGGTTGCAGCAGAATCGGCTGGCCGCGTGGCAATGGAATACGGCGTGAAGAACCTCGAAGTGCGGATCAAGGGCCCCGGCCCTGGCCGTGAGTCGGCGGTGCGCGCGCTGCATGGTCTTGGCATCAAGATCACCGCGATCTCCGACGTGACGCCGGTCCCGCACAACGGCTGCCGTCCGCCGAAGCGTCGTCGTATCTAA
- the rpsM gene encoding 30S ribosomal protein S13 — MARIAGVNIPNHQHTEIGLTAIFGIGRTRSRGICSAAGVEFSKKVKDLTDADLEKLRDEVGKFIVEGDLRREVTMNIKRLMDLGCYRGMRHRKGLPLRGQRTRTNARTRKGPRRAAQSLKK; from the coding sequence ATGGCTCGTATCGCAGGGGTTAACATCCCGAATCACCAGCATACCGAGATTGGCCTGACGGCAATCTTCGGCATTGGTCGCACGCGTTCCCGCGGCATTTGCAGTGCTGCTGGTGTGGAATTTTCGAAGAAGGTCAAGGACCTCACCGACGCAGACCTCGAAAAGCTGCGTGACGAAGTGGGCAAGTTCATCGTCGAAGGCGATCTGCGCCGTGAAGTGACGATGAACATCAAGCGCCTGATGGACTTGGGTTGCTACCGCGGCATGCGTCATCGCAAGGGTCTGCCCCTGCGTGGCCAGCGCACGCGCACCAACGCCCGTACTCGCAAGGGTCCGCGTCGTGCAGCGCAATCGCTGAAGAAGTAA
- the rpmJ gene encoding 50S ribosomal protein L36, producing MKVMASVKRICRNCKIIKRKGVVRVICSSDPRHKQRQG from the coding sequence ATGAAAGTGATGGCATCGGTTAAGCGCATTTGCCGCAATTGCAAGATCATTAAGCGCAAGGGCGTTGTGCGCGTGATTTGCAGCTCTGATCCGCGCCACAAACAGCGTCAAGGCTGA
- the infA gene encoding translation initiation factor IF-1, protein MAKDDVIQMQGEVIENLPNATFRVKLENGHVVLGHISGKMRMHYIRILPGDKVTVELTPYDLSRARIVFRAK, encoded by the coding sequence ATGGCCAAAGACGATGTAATCCAGATGCAGGGTGAGGTCATTGAAAACCTCCCCAACGCTACTTTCCGGGTGAAATTGGAAAATGGCCATGTCGTCCTGGGACACATATCCGGAAAGATGCGGATGCACTACATCCGTATCCTACCGGGCGACAAGGTTACGGTTGAATTGACGCCTTACGATCTGTCTCGTGCACGGATCGTGTTCCGGGCGAAGTGA
- the secY gene encoding preprotein translocase subunit SecY: protein MANSPSLAKPGRSAAKFGDLRRRAVFLLLALVVYRIGAHIPVPGIDPDQLAKLFQSQSGGILGMFNMFSGGALSRFTIFALGIMPYISASIIMQLLSIVSPQMEALKKEGQAGQRKITQYTRIFTVVLATFQAFGIAVALENQPGLVLDPGMVFRLTTVVTLVTGTMFLMWLGEQITERGLGNGISIIIFGGIAAGFPNAIGGLFELVRTGSMSIISAIIIVALIAAVTYLVVFIERGQRKILVNYAKRQVGNKIYGGQSSHLPLKLNMSGVIPPIFASSIILFPATILNGFSSGARTGWFANTLHSVAEALKPGQPVYVLLYALAIVFFCFFYTALVFNSRETADNLKKSGAFVPGIRPGDQTARYIDRILTRLTLAGAIYIVFVCLLPEFLVLRWNVPFYFGGTSLLIIVVVTMDFMAQVQSYVMSQQYESLLKKANFKGGNVPMR, encoded by the coding sequence TTGGCTAACAGCCCGAGTCTCGCAAAACCCGGTCGAAGCGCGGCGAAATTTGGCGATCTGCGTCGGCGTGCAGTGTTCCTGCTGCTGGCGTTGGTTGTCTACCGCATTGGTGCGCATATTCCGGTTCCCGGCATCGATCCGGATCAGCTGGCGAAGTTGTTCCAAAGCCAGTCGGGCGGCATCCTTGGCATGTTCAACATGTTCTCGGGTGGCGCGCTGTCACGATTCACGATTTTCGCGTTGGGCATCATGCCCTACATTTCGGCCTCGATCATCATGCAGTTGTTGTCGATCGTGTCGCCGCAAATGGAGGCGTTGAAAAAGGAAGGACAGGCAGGTCAACGAAAGATCACGCAGTACACGCGGATCTTCACGGTGGTTCTGGCAACCTTTCAGGCTTTCGGTATCGCGGTGGCGCTGGAAAATCAGCCCGGCCTGGTACTGGATCCCGGCATGGTGTTCCGGCTGACGACGGTGGTCACGCTGGTGACGGGCACGATGTTCCTGATGTGGCTTGGTGAGCAGATCACGGAGCGCGGTCTCGGCAACGGCATCTCGATCATCATTTTCGGTGGTATCGCGGCAGGCTTTCCGAATGCAATCGGCGGTCTGTTCGAGCTGGTTCGCACCGGTTCGATGAGCATCATCTCGGCGATCATCATCGTCGCGTTGATCGCGGCGGTTACGTATCTGGTCGTGTTCATCGAACGCGGTCAGCGCAAGATCCTCGTGAATTATGCGAAGCGCCAGGTCGGTAACAAGATTTACGGTGGACAGTCGTCACATCTGCCGCTGAAGCTGAACATGTCGGGTGTGATTCCGCCGATCTTCGCGTCGTCGATCATTCTCTTCCCGGCAACCATCCTGAACGGGTTCAGTTCGGGAGCGCGTACCGGCTGGTTCGCGAACACGCTGCACAGCGTGGCTGAAGCCCTCAAGCCCGGTCAACCTGTGTACGTGCTGCTGTATGCGTTGGCTATCGTGTTCTTCTGCTTCTTCTACACCGCGTTGGTGTTCAACAGCAGGGAAACCGCCGACAACTTGAAGAAGAGCGGTGCGTTCGTTCCGGGTATTCGTCCGGGCGATCAGACTGCACGGTACATCGACCGCATCCTCACGCGTCTGACGCTGGCCGGTGCGATCTACATCGTGTTTGTGTGCCTGTTGCCTGAGTTTCTGGTGTTGCGTTGGAACGTGCCGTTTTATTTTGGTGGAACGTCGCTGCTGATCATTGTCGTCGTCACGATGGACTTCATGGCTCAGGTGCAGTCGTACGTTATGTCGCAACAATATGAATCGCTGCTCAAGAAGGCAAACTTCAAGGGCGGCAACGTCCCGATGCGCTAG
- the rplO gene encoding 50S ribosomal protein L15, with translation MELNNLKPAEGAKHAKRRVGRGIGSGLGKTAGRGHKGQKSRSGGFHKVGFEGGQMPLQRRLPKRGFTSLTKEFVGQVRLADLEKLPVDEIDLLALKQAGLVGELIKSAKIIKTGEITRKVTVKGLTATKGARAAIEAAGGSFAE, from the coding sequence ATGGAATTGAATAACCTGAAACCGGCAGAAGGCGCGAAGCACGCTAAGCGTCGCGTCGGTCGCGGCATCGGTTCGGGCCTCGGCAAGACTGCAGGTCGCGGCCACAAGGGTCAGAAATCGCGTTCGGGCGGCTTTCACAAAGTCGGCTTCGAAGGCGGTCAGATGCCTCTGCAGCGTCGTCTGCCGAAGCGCGGCTTCACTTCGCTGACGAAGGAATTCGTCGGTCAAGTGCGCCTGGCTGATCTCGAGAAGCTGCCGGTCGACGAAATCGATCTGTTGGCTTTGAAGCAAGCGGGTCTGGTCGGCGAGCTCATCAAGAGCGCGAAGATCATCAAGACCGGCGAGATCACCCGCAAGGTCACGGTGAAGGGTCTGACGGCAACGAAGGGCGCCCGTGCAGCAATCGAAGCCGCTGGCGGCTCGTTCGCCGAGTAA
- the rpmD gene encoding 50S ribosomal protein L30: MSEKTVKIQLVKSLIGTRETHRATVRGLGLRRLNSVSELQDTPAVRGMINKVSYLVKVIG, encoded by the coding sequence ATGTCTGAGAAAACTGTCAAGATTCAGCTCGTCAAGAGCCTGATCGGGACCCGCGAAACGCACCGCGCTACGGTGCGTGGCCTCGGCCTGCGTCGCCTCAACTCGGTGAGCGAGCTGCAGGACACGCCGGCAGTGCGCGGGATGATCAACAAGGTTTCGTACCTCGTTAAGGTCATCGGCTAA
- the rpsE gene encoding 30S ribosomal protein S5: protein MAKMQAKVQADERDDGLREKMISVNRVTKVVKGGRILGFAALTVVGDGDGRVGMGKGKAKEVPVAVQKAMEQARRNMFKVPLKNGTLQHEVHGKHGASAVLLAPAKDGTGVIAGGPMRAVFDVMGVQNVVAKSHGSTNPYNLVRATLDGLRKQSTPGDIAAKRGKSVEDILG, encoded by the coding sequence ATGGCAAAGATGCAAGCGAAAGTTCAGGCTGACGAACGCGACGACGGCCTGCGCGAAAAGATGATTTCGGTCAACCGCGTGACCAAGGTCGTAAAGGGTGGCCGGATTCTCGGTTTTGCCGCACTGACCGTGGTTGGCGACGGTGATGGCCGCGTCGGCATGGGCAAGGGCAAAGCGAAGGAAGTTCCGGTCGCCGTTCAAAAGGCAATGGAGCAAGCCCGCCGCAACATGTTCAAGGTGCCGCTCAAGAACGGTACGTTGCAACACGAAGTGCACGGTAAGCATGGCGCTTCCGCAGTCCTCCTCGCTCCGGCGAAGGACGGTACTGGCGTGATCGCAGGCGGCCCGATGCGCGCAGTGTTCGACGTGATGGGCGTGCAGAACGTGGTGGCCAAGAGCCACGGTTCGACGAACCCGTACAATCTCGTTCGTGCAACGCTCGACGGTCTGCGTAAGCAGTCCACGCCGGGCGACATCGCGGCGAAGCGCGGCAAGTCCGTCGAAGATATTTTGGGCTAA